The following proteins are co-located in the Natator depressus isolate rNatDep1 chromosome 4, rNatDep2.hap1, whole genome shotgun sequence genome:
- the MRPS18C gene encoding small ribosomal subunit protein bS18m, giving the protein MAAILVLSSRGWGRLQQILAAGQGASASCSVLWRRGYSSQQEQVSHKVDLPIQMENPYKDPPKRCVLCGINVDYKNVQLLSQFVSPYTGRIYGRHITGLCGKKQKEISKAIKRAHVIGFMPVVYKDPTFLNDPKICDIRHPE; this is encoded by the exons ATGGCGGCCATCCTAGTGCTTTcatcccggggctgggggaggctccAGCAGATCCTGGCAGCTGGTCAAGGAGCCAGCGCCTCCTGCTCTG TGTTGTGGAGAAGGGGATATAGTTCACAGCAGGAACAGGTGTCCCACAAAGTGGATCTG CCAATTCAAATGGAAAACCCCTATAAGGATCCTCCTAAAAGATGTGTCTTGTGTGGAATAAATGTAGACTACAAGAATGTACAG CTTCTATCCCAGTTTGTTTCTCCATATACTGGTCGCATTTATGGCAGACATATAACAG GCTTGTGTGGGAAGAAACAGAAAGAGATTTCAAAAGCCATTAAAAGAGCTCATGTAATTG GATTTATGCCAGTTGTGTACAAGGATCCAACATTTCTTAATGACCCAAAAATTTGTGATATCAGGCATCCGGAGTAA